In one Fibrobacter sp. genomic region, the following are encoded:
- a CDS encoding glycoside hydrolase N-terminal domain-containing protein has protein sequence MFSRNLLFGLGLGFATLTIPGFVAPVVAAPTTSHVLWYNSDAGTTFTNALPIGNGYMGGMVYGGVSKDVINLNEGTVWNSGPGSNNKSGSASKLGQIRNALFSGDYKTAEDMTGSFSTYDIAKFQPVGDLVLDFGHTGTDYRRELDLETAIAKTTYTSGGVKYTREYFANYPDNVIVIRISADATGKVNFSASLTTPHTNKSIKNVGSDALTLDATINSIKFQTRFVVKADGGKVSAGYNSVKVEGANSAYIILNTGTNFVSFNNVSANAGERAEAAVTAASKKTYDQLKAAHLKDYQELYNRVRLNLGTPASNAGNITSSRVKAFNTTDDPSFVELYYQFGRYLMISSSRKGGQPANLQGIWNNEMNPSWGSKYTTNINLEMNYWMVESANLQECGVPLFDKIKSLVSQGSKSAKEIWGTDRGWVVHHNTDLWNRTGPVDGSWGVWPSGAGWLSTHLWEHYLFTGDKQFLKDAYSTMKGAAEFYLTTMVEEPVSGHKYLVTAPSDSPENTHGGYNVCFGPTMDIQIARDAFNNAIEASKILGVDADLRADFEAAVKKLPPNQIGKYGQLMEWFEDWDDPRSDHRHVSHLYGLFPSAQISVDGTAKEAEAAKTTLTQRGDNATGWSLAWKINLWARLQDGDHAYKLVRNLLTPDRTYNNLFDAHPPFQIDGNFGAVSGINEMFIQSQGGKIRVLPALPSKWGSGSIAGLKARGGVTVDSMAWNNGKLTYLGLSTSNKDNLNIEYNGNLVSTTTMAGGKYEFDGNLKMTNEPFEAVVLPATIEAEDYVAMDGVVIEPDESGEPNIGWIEDGDWSEYLVKAPVAGKYIVKVRVASGADENSTITVSNEAGKALATITVDASKTDGWNDWYEESASIELPAGEQTLRFTYNGDGFLMNVDKIGFEADPMAIPEVAARSVNSLEVSRVPMARASVALMVKAPAGESYTVRLLDVDGRQVGVSRGIGSNGTNLVEFGASERLPRGNYIAIVRCGSRQKSLRLSAF, from the coding sequence ATGTTTTCTAGAAATTTGCTGTTCGGTTTGGGTCTGGGTTTTGCGACTCTCACCATTCCTGGTTTTGTTGCTCCCGTGGTGGCGGCACCTACAACATCCCATGTACTTTGGTACAATAGTGATGCCGGTACCACGTTTACCAACGCATTGCCTATCGGTAACGGCTATATGGGCGGCATGGTCTATGGCGGTGTCAGCAAGGACGTCATCAACCTGAACGAAGGTACCGTCTGGAACAGTGGCCCCGGCAGCAACAACAAGAGCGGTTCTGCAAGCAAACTTGGCCAAATTCGTAATGCCCTTTTCTCCGGGGATTACAAAACCGCTGAAGATATGACAGGTAGTTTTTCTACCTATGACATTGCAAAGTTCCAGCCTGTAGGCGACTTGGTTCTGGATTTTGGTCACACGGGTACAGATTACCGCCGTGAACTGGATTTGGAAACCGCCATCGCCAAGACCACTTATACCTCTGGTGGCGTCAAGTATACCCGCGAATATTTTGCGAACTATCCTGATAACGTCATCGTCATTCGCATTTCTGCAGACGCAACCGGCAAGGTAAACTTTAGTGCTTCCCTCACAACGCCCCATACCAACAAGAGCATCAAGAATGTAGGTTCCGATGCGTTAACTCTAGATGCCACCATCAATTCCATCAAGTTCCAGACCCGCTTTGTGGTAAAGGCCGACGGCGGTAAGGTTTCCGCAGGTTACAATTCTGTCAAGGTTGAAGGCGCAAATTCCGCCTACATCATCTTGAATACAGGTACAAACTTTGTCTCCTTCAATAACGTTTCCGCAAACGCCGGTGAACGCGCCGAAGCTGCTGTCACTGCTGCCAGCAAAAAAACTTATGACCAGCTGAAGGCTGCCCACTTGAAGGATTATCAGGAATTGTACAACCGAGTGCGTTTGAACCTGGGTACTCCCGCTTCCAACGCAGGCAATATTACCTCCAGCCGCGTCAAGGCATTTAATACCACCGACGACCCTTCCTTCGTGGAACTTTACTACCAGTTCGGTCGTTACCTCATGATTTCCAGTTCCCGTAAGGGTGGCCAGCCCGCTAACCTTCAGGGCATCTGGAATAACGAAATGAATCCTTCCTGGGGTAGTAAGTACACCACCAACATCAACTTGGAAATGAACTATTGGATGGTGGAATCCGCCAACCTTCAGGAATGCGGTGTGCCGCTGTTTGACAAGATCAAGTCTCTTGTTTCTCAAGGTTCTAAGAGTGCCAAGGAAATTTGGGGAACAGACCGCGGTTGGGTTGTCCATCATAATACCGACCTTTGGAACCGCACGGGACCTGTGGATGGTTCCTGGGGCGTGTGGCCTTCTGGCGCAGGCTGGCTCAGCACCCACCTGTGGGAACATTACCTTTTCACTGGGGATAAGCAGTTCCTGAAGGATGCCTACTCCACCATGAAGGGCGCCGCTGAATTCTACCTCACCACCATGGTGGAGGAACCGGTTTCTGGTCACAAGTATTTGGTCACTGCACCTAGCGATTCTCCGGAAAATACCCACGGTGGCTACAACGTCTGTTTTGGCCCCACTATGGACATTCAGATTGCTCGCGACGCCTTCAACAACGCAATTGAGGCTTCCAAGATCCTGGGCGTAGATGCAGACCTCCGTGCAGATTTTGAAGCTGCAGTGAAGAAGCTTCCGCCTAATCAGATTGGTAAGTATGGCCAGCTGATGGAATGGTTCGAGGACTGGGATGATCCCCGTAGCGATCACCGACATGTTTCCCACCTTTACGGCCTTTTCCCCAGTGCCCAGATTTCTGTGGATGGAACTGCCAAGGAAGCCGAGGCTGCAAAGACCACTTTGACCCAGCGTGGTGACAATGCTACCGGTTGGTCCTTGGCTTGGAAGATCAACTTGTGGGCTCGTCTTCAGGATGGCGATCATGCCTATAAGCTGGTTCGTAACCTCCTTACTCCGGACCGTACCTACAATAACCTTTTTGACGCCCATCCGCCTTTCCAGATTGATGGTAACTTCGGTGCTGTTTCCGGCATTAACGAAATGTTTATCCAGAGTCAGGGCGGCAAGATTCGCGTTTTGCCGGCACTTCCTTCCAAGTGGGGGAGCGGTAGCATCGCAGGTCTCAAGGCCCGTGGCGGCGTGACCGTGGATTCCATGGCTTGGAATAACGGCAAGTTGACCTACCTTGGTTTGAGCACTTCCAACAAGGATAACCTGAATATTGAATACAATGGCAACTTGGTCAGTACCACCACTATGGCTGGCGGCAAGTACGAATTTGATGGTAACCTGAAAATGACCAACGAACCCTTCGAGGCTGTGGTTCTCCCCGCTACTATTGAAGCGGAAGATTATGTGGCCATGGATGGCGTGGTCATTGAACCGGACGAATCAGGCGAACCTAACATCGGCTGGATTGAAGACGGCGACTGGTCGGAATACCTGGTGAAGGCTCCTGTGGCTGGTAAGTATATCGTGAAAGTTCGTGTGGCTTCCGGTGCCGACGAAAACAGCACCATTACTGTTTCTAACGAAGCGGGAAAGGCCCTCGCAACTATTACAGTAGATGCCTCCAAGACGGATGGCTGGAATGACTGGTACGAAGAATCGGCCTCTATCGAGCTTCCTGCCGGCGAACAGACTCTCCGCTTTACCTACAACGGTGATGGCTTCCTCATGAATGTGGACAAGATCGGCTTTGAGGCCGACCCCATGGCGATTCCGGAAGTTGCCGCACGCAGCGTCAATTCCCTGGAAGTTTCCCGTGTTCCCATGGCCCGCGCAAGTGTCGCCCTTATGGTGAAGGCCCCTGCCGGCGAAAGCTATACCGTCCGCCTTTTGGATGTGGATGGCCGCCAGGTGGGTGTCTCCCGCGGAATTGGTTCCAACGGTACAAACCTGGTAGAATTTGGCGCATCGGAAAGGCTTCCTAGGGGCAATTATATCGCCATAGTCCGTTGCGGTTCCCGCCAGAAGTCTCTGCGCTTGTCCGCATTCTAA
- a CDS encoding carbohydrate-binding protein, with product MFGLKKTLSFAAVAAAMFAVQANAHPDSLVLTPPLGWNSWNVFHENINENQIKEVADAMVSSGLRDAGYIYLNLDDNWMDTKRDANGDLQNHPKTFPSGMKALADYIHKKGLKFGVYGDRGKRTCHHYNSNWDSENGSYMHEDQDAKKFAEWGVDYLKYDNCDPAPGSNQEADYTRMSKALRNSGRDIVFSICAWEYKDWMPKIAHLWRTTFDIGPEWRSTSWYRGVYEIIDANNKYWQIAKPGNWNDPDMLEVDNRNLTYEEQKSQMTMWSIMAAPIMISSDVRKMSDQVKDLYLNKDMIAINQDSLGVQGHRISNVDGKQVWTKPLRNGDLAVALLNDNTSTQTIEVNFKDIGVEGEVEVRDAWQKKDLGPRSSVSAEVPAHGSVLLRLVVKPVPREPFKGKPFAIPGKIEMEDFDISGTGAGNTSFYEKDAEDHGETDYRKGTGVDIYKKATGYIVGYNQEGEWLEYTVNVAETGEYTMFAAVASANETSGFKLSMDGEDITKEITVPKAVSGEDNYDDYNKVEAKVNLTKGEHILRFTVTGDWMDIDYIDFTSDGVDPNPICKDADGNVVDCTQAISGAVNFVANSARDFNVFSATGKHLGRINMVGSSRVAAESMKSAGFANGVYMVREVNGFKTMQVQVK from the coding sequence ATGTTTGGGTTGAAAAAAACATTAAGTTTTGCCGCTGTAGCTGCAGCCATGTTTGCGGTTCAGGCAAATGCTCACCCCGATAGCTTGGTGCTTACGCCCCCTCTGGGCTGGAACAGCTGGAACGTGTTCCACGAAAACATTAACGAGAACCAGATCAAGGAAGTTGCCGACGCCATGGTTTCTTCTGGCCTTCGCGATGCAGGTTACATCTATCTGAACTTGGATGACAACTGGATGGATACCAAACGCGATGCCAATGGTGACCTTCAGAACCATCCCAAGACTTTCCCCAGCGGTATGAAGGCTCTGGCCGATTACATTCATAAGAAGGGGCTCAAGTTCGGTGTTTATGGCGACCGCGGTAAACGTACCTGCCATCACTATAACAGCAACTGGGACAGTGAAAACGGCTCCTACATGCACGAAGATCAGGACGCCAAGAAGTTTGCCGAATGGGGCGTTGACTACCTGAAGTACGATAACTGCGACCCGGCTCCCGGTTCCAACCAGGAAGCGGATTACACCCGTATGAGTAAGGCTCTCCGTAATTCCGGCCGTGACATCGTGTTCAGTATTTGCGCCTGGGAATATAAGGACTGGATGCCGAAAATTGCCCACCTGTGGCGTACCACTTTCGATATCGGCCCCGAATGGCGTTCTACCTCTTGGTACCGCGGCGTTTATGAAATTATCGACGCCAACAACAAGTACTGGCAGATTGCAAAGCCGGGTAACTGGAATGACCCGGACATGCTGGAAGTGGATAACAGAAACCTGACTTATGAAGAACAGAAGTCCCAGATGACCATGTGGTCCATTATGGCGGCTCCTATCATGATCAGTTCCGATGTCCGCAAGATGAGCGACCAGGTGAAGGACCTTTACCTGAACAAGGATATGATTGCCATTAACCAGGATTCCCTGGGCGTTCAGGGCCATCGCATTTCCAATGTGGACGGCAAGCAGGTCTGGACCAAGCCCTTGCGCAATGGTGACCTCGCTGTAGCCCTCCTGAATGACAATACCTCTACCCAGACTATCGAAGTTAACTTTAAGGATATTGGCGTAGAAGGCGAGGTGGAAGTCCGTGATGCTTGGCAGAAGAAGGATCTTGGTCCTAGATCTAGTGTTTCGGCAGAAGTTCCTGCTCACGGTTCTGTGTTGCTACGCCTTGTTGTAAAGCCGGTTCCCCGCGAACCGTTCAAGGGCAAGCCCTTTGCCATTCCGGGCAAGATTGAAATGGAAGATTTCGACATTTCCGGTACTGGCGCAGGTAACACTTCCTTCTACGAAAAAGATGCAGAAGATCACGGCGAAACCGATTACCGTAAAGGTACTGGCGTAGACATCTACAAGAAGGCTACTGGCTACATTGTTGGCTACAACCAGGAAGGTGAATGGCTGGAATACACTGTAAACGTTGCTGAAACAGGAGAATACACCATGTTTGCCGCTGTTGCCTCCGCCAACGAAACCTCAGGTTTCAAACTCTCTATGGATGGTGAAGACATTACCAAGGAAATCACCGTTCCGAAGGCAGTTTCTGGTGAAGATAATTATGATGACTACAACAAGGTTGAAGCCAAGGTGAATCTGACAAAGGGTGAACACATTCTTCGATTCACTGTGACTGGCGACTGGATGGATATCGACTACATCGACTTCACCAGTGATGGTGTTGACCCGAACCCCATTTGCAAGGACGCCGATGGCAACGTGGTTGATTGTACACAAGCTATTTCTGGCGCAGTCAACTTTGTTGCAAATTCTGCCCGCGATTTCAATGTGTTCTCTGCAACCGGTAAGCACTTGGGTCGCATCAATATGGTTGGCTCTAGCCGAGTTGCCGCAGAATCTATGAAGTCCGCTGGTTTTGCAAACGGTGTCTACATGGTCCGCGAAGTCAATGGCTTCAAGACCATGCAGGTACAAGTAAAGTAA
- a CDS encoding carbohydrate-binding protein produces MGFSKVLKAASVAASIAAISATSSFAVTNQFRGTNWADKRDNFVSDVLKLSGMTGTEDYQAAYALSDRVMSQFVEKLGINSLRIPINEPTASKNWSAYKGIIDGILAHGRMLIGYWGPAQPAGPKNMDDWWKMWDTVVKEYGSNPDAYFEIFNEPHMYSKTELRDLYAKWLARYPDLPRDHVLLDGSGLAWNVPDIADDPRFDGCLFAVHEYTFWNMSITTEQGWMNSFKGKVGKYADRTVATEWGGAMGPGDKNGVHYEIMDYNDPNPKNYFMAYIRGMSEQLRQWKMGSFYWVGLRDGDWYSMVTRSGEGANTTLNIVNQSGVDRMQYSWTDTVEVKPVPQEPFKGQALAIPGTIQMEDFDIPGVGKDNDSYKDDSENHGDSDYRKDTGVDLYAKSNDRIVVGYNQAGEWLEYTVNVAEDGDYTMFAAVASANNTSSFKLSMDGKDITDTIKVPQATAGEDNYDDYNKVSANVTLTKGEHIMRFTVTGSWMDIDYINFVKGKDGEDDSPIPGKEEEKKEEDDSQSIGFAGSLNLDFSASQEFNVFAVTGKHLGRVQLTGSTAQELSSSLKDAGFANGMYMVRGNHGNVTRVQVK; encoded by the coding sequence ATGGGATTTTCTAAGGTTTTAAAAGCGGCCTCCGTGGCAGCTTCCATTGCGGCAATATCTGCCACCAGTTCCTTCGCAGTTACAAATCAGTTCCGTGGTACAAACTGGGCTGACAAACGCGACAACTTCGTTTCCGATGTGTTGAAACTTTCCGGTATGACCGGAACTGAAGATTATCAGGCTGCCTATGCGCTGTCCGATCGTGTCATGAGCCAGTTTGTAGAAAAACTGGGCATCAACAGTTTGCGCATTCCTATTAACGAACCTACCGCTTCCAAGAATTGGAGCGCCTACAAGGGCATTATTGATGGTATTTTGGCTCATGGCCGTATGCTTATCGGTTACTGGGGCCCTGCACAGCCCGCTGGCCCCAAGAATATGGACGACTGGTGGAAAATGTGGGATACCGTTGTCAAGGAATACGGCAGCAATCCCGATGCCTATTTTGAAATATTTAACGAACCCCACATGTACAGCAAGACTGAACTTCGTGACTTGTACGCAAAGTGGCTGGCCCGTTATCCGGATCTTCCCCGCGATCACGTTTTGCTGGATGGTTCCGGCCTGGCATGGAATGTGCCTGATATTGCCGACGACCCCCGCTTTGACGGTTGCCTTTTTGCAGTGCACGAATACACCTTCTGGAACATGAGTATTACCACCGAACAGGGCTGGATGAACAGTTTCAAGGGCAAGGTGGGCAAGTATGCCGACCGCACCGTGGCTACCGAATGGGGTGGCGCCATGGGCCCTGGTGACAAGAACGGTGTCCATTACGAAATCATGGATTACAACGATCCCAATCCTAAGAATTACTTCATGGCTTACATTCGCGGCATGTCCGAGCAGCTGCGTCAATGGAAGATGGGTAGCTTCTACTGGGTGGGCCTCCGCGATGGGGACTGGTACAGCATGGTGACCCGTTCTGGGGAAGGTGCCAACACCACCTTGAATATTGTGAACCAGTCCGGTGTAGACCGCATGCAGTATTCCTGGACTGACACTGTTGAAGTGAAGCCTGTTCCCCAGGAACCGTTCAAGGGCCAGGCTCTCGCCATTCCTGGAACCATCCAGATGGAAGACTTCGATATTCCGGGCGTAGGCAAGGACAATGATTCCTACAAGGATGATTCTGAGAACCACGGTGATTCCGACTACCGTAAGGATACCGGCGTCGATTTGTACGCAAAGTCCAATGACCGCATTGTGGTGGGTTATAACCAGGCTGGCGAATGGCTGGAATACACTGTGAACGTCGCTGAAGATGGTGATTATACCATGTTTGCCGCCGTTGCCTCTGCAAATAATACTTCTAGCTTCAAGCTGTCCATGGATGGCAAGGACATTACCGATACCATCAAGGTTCCCCAGGCTACCGCTGGCGAAGATAACTACGATGATTACAATAAGGTCAGTGCAAACGTCACCCTGACTAAGGGTGAACATATCATGCGCTTTACTGTTACGGGTAGCTGGATGGATATTGACTATATCAACTTCGTAAAGGGCAAGGATGGCGAAGACGATTCTCCCATTCCTGGTAAGGAAGAAGAAAAGAAGGAAGAAGATGACAGTCAGTCTATCGGTTTCGCAGGCTCCTTGAACCTTGATTTCTCCGCATCCCAGGAATTCAATGTGTTCGCCGTTACCGGTAAGCACCTTGGTCGCGTCCAGCTCACAGGCTCCACTGCACAGGAACTCTCCAGTTCCCTCAAGGACGCAGGCTTTGCCAACGGCATGTACATGGTTCGTGGAAATCACGGCAATGTAACTCGCGTGCAGGTTAAGTAG
- a CDS encoding T9SS type A sorting domain-containing protein — MLSIPSAGEVSLEIVSVLGKVVAREVKNFDAGNHTVSVEMLPAGQYFVNIKQGSKKQTLRFMKK; from the coding sequence ATGCTGAGCATTCCTTCCGCTGGCGAAGTCAGCCTGGAAATCGTAAGCGTCCTGGGTAAGGTCGTGGCAAGGGAAGTAAAGAATTTTGACGCAGGCAACCACACGGTCTCCGTGGAAATGTTGCCGGCAGGTCAGTACTTCGTGAATATCAAGCAGGGCAGCAAGAAGCAGACCCTGAGATTCATGAAGAAGTAG